A stretch of Brassica napus cultivar Da-Ae chromosome C6, Da-Ae, whole genome shotgun sequence DNA encodes these proteins:
- the LOC125588410 gene encoding uncharacterized protein LOC125588410 has translation MTRETWIWNREALMKYLSNLMDNILLLQSSTTGAEDGYAWLLNPSREYSSKTGYLALHLEDATTHRTPNIPDDFNWFKSVWNTQLLHKIQIFLWKVLQNAIPTGENLQKRRVLTNTTCVRCGVQETTLHLFFHCEFTKQVWNFAPWSSRFDADEATSFGSELQPSCHRINLPPSGISINLFPCIIWAIWTSRNLLIFQNRSLNPISTISKAIVASREWSLAQTLSPPSMTRSLPPTVQPTSTLSTTILCYTDASWIASTKHAGIAWIFTDPTKKELNRGSLFKDHISSPLLAESLAIRASMLYASSFGFTNIWIHSDSQELVRAINEKRRSTELFGIWSNIESLSLSFSF, from the coding sequence ATGACTAGAGAAACATGGATTTGGAACAGAGAAGCCTTGATGAAATACCTATCGAACCTGATGGACAACATTCTCCTTCTCCAATCTAGCACAACAGGCGCCGAGGATGGCTACGCCTGGCTCCTTAACCCTTCACGAGAATACTCCTCCAAAACTGGCTACCTAGCTTTGCACTTGGAGGATGCTACGACCCATCGAACTCCCAACATTCCTGATGACTTTAACTGGTTCAAATCAGTGTGGAATACTCAGTTACTTCATAAGATCCAAATCTTTTTGTGGAAAGTTCTCCAAAATGCAATCCCCACAGGAGAGAACCTTCAGAAACGACGGGTCTTGACTAACACCACCTGCGTCAGATGTGGAGTTCAAGAAACAACGCTCCACCTGTTCTTCCATTGTGAGTTCACGAAACAGGTGTGGAATTTTGCTCCTTGGTCTTCACGATTTGATGCTGATGAAGCTACCTCTTTCGGCTCGGAACTACAGCCTTCATGCCACCGCATTAATCTACCACCATCGGGGATCTCTATCAATCTTTTCCCTTGCATCATATGGGCAATATGGACCTCCAGGAACCTTCTGATCTTCCAGAACAGATCTCTCAACCCGATCTCTACTATATCCAAAGCAATCGTAGCATCCAGAGAATGGAGCTTAGCGCAGACCCTATCACCTCCATCTATGACAAGATCTCTCCCACCGACAGTCCAACCAACGAGCACTCTTTCCACAACGATCTTATGCTACACCGATGCCTCTTGGATTGCGAGCACAAAACATGCAGGAATCGCCTGGATCTTCACCGATCCCACAAAGAAGGAACTCAATCGAGGGTCTTTGTTCAAAGACCACATCTCTTCACCGCTTCTAGCTGAGAGCTTGGCGATTAGAGCTTCGATGCTCTACGCCTCTTCTTTCGGATTCACCAACATCTGGATACACTCAGATTCTCAAGAGCTCGTTCGAGCAATCAATGAGAAACGACGATCGACGGAGCTCTTCGGGATTTGGTCGAACATTGAATCCTTGTCTCTATCCTTTTCTTTCTGA